A window of Phacochoerus africanus isolate WHEZ1 chromosome 11, ROS_Pafr_v1, whole genome shotgun sequence genomic DNA:
acAGAAGACTCAGTAGGTGGATCAGACCCACCTTGCGCTGGGATTCTGATTCTCATGGTCAGGGACTCCAGAAGCTTTCCCCTTGCTCTTTATCTGCTGCTGCTCACTGGCCCATTGGTCCTCACCCCCGGAGCAGACAACACACACAATGGGGAACAATGGATGGGTCGGTGGCCTTGACAGAGGCCATCCCAAAGGGGACACAGCCCTTAATGTGGAGTCAGGCCAAGTTCGGGGTTGGAAGGAAACCTATCCTGTGACTAACATGACAGATCTTCAACTCGCCTTTTCTTTTAGTTGGACAGAGAAGTGGCTCTGACCAAAGCCTTTGGAGAAATGGACATTCTCTTGACCTGGATGGAGACATTCTACCAGCGCTGAAGGCCTAGACCAGGAAACCCTCCTTGTTCTCCGTGTCATTTCAAATGGGTGTCCCTTTCCGTGATGTTCTCTGGGCACTTCACATCCTTGACCATGGGTCCTGTTCTTGGCCAAGGCTTATCCTCAAAGATTTTGTTCTTTAAGTGGCCCCACCAACCAGTCATGGGAGGTGTCCCTCAGATGCTGTGAAGAGTCTACAGAGCAGATTCCTCTATTTATTACAACTCTATTTAATTCCTATCAGTGTTTTAACTGATGCCATATTTATTTGTCAGATTGAAAGTTGGGTGGAGGCTGCAAGGATGGTGCCCCCACACATCTCTGTCATCCTCCACCATTCTTGCTGCTGTGTGGAGTAACGatgggtgctcagtaaatgcttaataaattgGATGTTTTGAAACCTGTCTTTGAATGGTTGAGGAACAATGAGGAATGTCGGGATATGAAGTGGAACTTTAGGGCATGGAAATCACACTGTCATAACATCTCCAGGAACAGAGGTGAGGGCTCTGGTTTGAAACATAAATGATAAAGGATATAATATGCGGGGGGTGCCCAGTACAAAGAAGATGCTCCCTAAACACAGCATTTCTTACCCGCTCCTCCCCCCTACACTCCCGCCATCCCTGCCCTTTGGATATTCTCTGTCTCATCCTACTCACTCTTCCCTTATCTGCCACTTGGGAGGGTACCAGTGCCAAGCTGACTCTGTAGATGGTGTCATCATACCGGGATGCACTGTCCCACCTGTGATGACATCCCCTGCTCATAAAAGGCAGGGACCTCAAGTTGGGAGGCTTTCCTTTCTATCACTGGACAAGGGTCCAGTGAAACTGAGGTATGTGTCTGGGAAAGACCTTCCTCCCAAAAGCAAGATTGGGTATTCTCTAGTCTTAAGCTCTGGCTGAACTTGGTAGCTGATTTCAATCCAAAGATAGAATGTCTGCCTAACTCTGCCCTTGCTCGGAACACTTAAGAGAATGAGTAGGTGCAGGAGGTGGGATGTCTCGTCTTCCATGACGTGAGTGCTACTGCAGAACACCTGGCCTTGCGGGAATCCCAGATCACTTTCCTGCCCCACTGGGCTCTAAGTTGCCTAGACTAGCAAATGGATGAGGTGCATTTTGAAAGCAGAGATGCAATGGTTTTGGACAGCTCACATAGACCAATGCTAGAATAAAGGCACCCATTTCAGTTCTAAGCTATGGAAAAAGGATAAAGAGATGACCAAAACGATTCTATTTCTAAAAGAAGGGAAAGACCAGAGTTAGTGTACTTACGTGCCTTAAGGGAGGCAGACTTAGAGTAAAGAGGATATATACATCCATCACCAGCACTAACAAGCACGGTTCTGAAAATTTATAGCCCTTCATCACATCAAGGTAAACTGCCCTGGCCATCGGACTTAGGATGAATAGAAGCTCACTAGTAAGCGCCAGCCCTAAGGTCAGGGCAAAGTCAGGGGTGTTTCATAACAAGTCCCCTTCCAAGCTCAAGGCTGAAGCATGTCCTCACAAAGCAGTCCAGGCACCTTCAATTGGTGTGAAGCTCCAGCCTGAGAAGGGCTTTCAAAGCAACAGCTCCAGCTTCCACGCCATGGGGTCTAGAGCCAGGGCAGTAAAGACCCTGGGGTCaaagatacatacaaaaaaaaaaaaaaaaggagttcccgtcgtggcgcagtggttaacgaatccgactaggaaccatgaggttgcgggtttgatccctgcccttgctcagtgggttaaggacctggcgttgccatgagctgtggtgtaggtcgcagacgcggcttggatcccgtgttgccatggctccggcgtaggccggtggctatagctctgagtagacccctagcctgggaacctccatatgccgacagagtggccctagaaaaggcgaaaagacaaaaaaaaaaaaaaagacactctgcAAATCCCACAACCTGTGTGACTTGGAAAGGAAGCAGGAGGCATCAGGACATGTGCTCTGTGCTCCCAGAGCCCGCCTGAAACCCACAGGGGGCTGCAAAGATGTTTGAGAagatctgggggaggggggactgaGCTATGCCTCAAGGCAAACAGATGGAAACTTGAGGTGGGATGTGGGAGGTAGTGAGGGCTGGGAAAACAGATGGAGCAGGTGCTGGAAACCAGCAGACAGACAAGATTCATTGGCACCAAGGTCTGGGCCCAGGGGGACAGCTGGAGCGGAGGGTCCGGCAGGGAACATTGACATAGTCATCAGAATCGGTGTCCCCCATCTCGGCATCAGGCTGGTGGTAAAATCTCACATATTCACAGCCGATCCTCAGAGACGGGGCATGGAGCCAGGGAGTTTCAGTCACCTGGGAACAACCAAAGAAGAAGCATCACTGGATCTGAGTACTGTGATTGCAGCAGCTACAGCGGGCCATGAAGAGCGTGTTGGTGGTTGTTGACTTCTAGAAGGCAACACACAGAGGTGGCTGAGCTCCACTGGGTGGCTCAGCCCTGGGGATTTTCAGGGCGGTGTCTCACCCTAGATAACTGGAAAAGACTTAGATCTACTGTGGCAGGAAATGCCTTAAAGGGGGCTCAGACTGAAATCATGTGACTAAGCACTGGTCTGACACAGAACCAGCTGCCAAAGGAGTTTCCACTCTGGGATTAGGTGACATGACTTGTGAAATAAATATGCATCTTCCTAGGGAGTTATTTAGAAGTAGGATGAGTCATCACCTGCACCTCCATAGGGCTTTTATCCCTGAATGTAGTAGGCACTGAGTAAGTGCTCACTTAAAAGGACCTGTTACTTTTTGTACTTTACTAGAGAAGGAATAGGCAGCAGCTGAGTTCGAAAATGTATCTCCTGgagtttcccatcgtggctcagtggaaaagaatctgactagcattcatgaggacgcaggtttgatccctgaccttgcttagtgggttaaggatctggatggctgtgacctgtggtgtaggttgcagatgcaactcggatctgacgttgctgtggctgtggtataggccggcacctgcagctccaattggacccctagcttgggaacttccatatgctgcaagtgcggccctaaaaagcaagcaagcaagcaaacaaacaaagaatcaCAACAAAATGTATCTCCCGCTGCCTGTTACAGTTCACCATTTGAGATTGATTTACTTGGCTTGAAAAAATTAAGATACCTCCTACGAAGTCTAAAATATTCAGTCATGAAGCATATGCACCTTTTCCTGAACTTGTTCCATCAAAAATTGTGTCTCTGAGAGTGGGAATGTGAGTTTCAAGCAGGGAGGAAGAGTCAAATTTGAGCAACGTACAGGCCCAAGCGTGGTCACAGAGCAGTTCAAGAGAAAAGGGCCCATGTGAAGTTAGCCACCGGACCTGTGAACCTTCTCCAGAAGCGCTGAATGAGGACCAAGTCGAGAAACTGGATGTGACTGGGGCAGAGTTGTGCCCATTGCCAGGCATCACGCTCCCCTTTTTAGCGAGGCTCATGTTTGCAGAACTGGGGAGATGGTTCTCAGCCTCCCTTGAAGGCAGCCGTGGTCACGTGACTAAATTATGGCCAATGGGATGCAAGTGGAAGTGATGGGAAACGCCAGAGTCCTGGTCTAAAAGAAGCAGccttctgtttcttcctcctgTGGGCTGGGATGGAGACTCCTTGCTGGTGATTGATTGAGCATTGACCATGGACAAAGCAAGACTCCATGGGACAGTGGAGCAACAGGCCAAAGGCATTTAAGGCCCTGGATGACCCCTCAGCTCAGGCTACCCCTTCCTGGCTCCCTGCCTTTACTTGAGAGGAAAACAGGTCTCCATCTTATGTGCTTGTGGTTTAGGGTTTGCTGCATTAGCTTAGACCACACCCTAATTAAAACAGGGACATTTGCGCACTTCAGTTTTTTCTGGTTCCTAaagtaataaagtttttttttagcTGCTATGGGCTAATTTagagaataaaatgttttctcttcttaatttggggaaaacaaagatgaatggataaaggctTTTCACTCATCTGCCAATGGCCATCAACAGAAagatgagtaaaagaaaaaaatagaaagatgagTTCCTGCGTCCATTCCTAGATTTCAAGAGGAATCTTCCTCAGGCAGTGTTGAATCTTACCTATATCTCTAGGCTAAGCTTACCTGCCTTCAGTCAACAACCTCCTTTCGCCTTCAAGAGTTTACTAGAAAGTTCTTCCTCATATGAAGGTGAAACTGGGTAACTTCCACCTCCTTAAGACCTCCGAGAAATCAAATCTCTTCCTTCTGAAAGCCCTTCACAGTCATCTGTAAAGTTAACATCTACCGTCCTCTGCTAAGCTCCCATTTACCCCATGAAAAATGCTTAGCTCAAAGCCATGTAACTGTCCACCACAATTGCTGGGTGGCCGTCTACGGACACCAGCCAAAGACGAAACTGGAAGCTGGTACTCGTCCGTTCCCTGGCTCTGGGTCCCAGAGCCGTTGGCAAAGCCTGGGTGGTCCAGCTCAGCCAAGGCTCCAAGGCTCGGGCTGGGGCCGCACCTGCCAATCAGGGGCGGGGCGGAGCTTACCTGCGGCGGGGCCGAGGTCGCCAGCGCAGCGGAGCCTGGTGGAGGTGCCGCCCCTTGACCTAAAGGTAAAGAGGAGGGACGACCTGAGGGCGTGGCCGAgtggccagccccacccccagctctgcccGAAGCCCCGGGGCCAGGAGCCCCTCCCGCAGCACGCTGCTGCTCTGGAGGCGCGGTGCTCCAGAGGCTCCCTCCCTGGTGCAcgcagtggctgcggctccagcTAGGGCGATCGGCCGTTCCGCCCTGCCCCGCTGATTCCTTCCCACATCCCCGCGCACCCTAATCTCCCCCCAGCTTCCTGCCCGCCCCGCTCTCCCCAACCTGCCCTGCTCTCCCCCACCTACCTGCCTGCTGACCACCAGCAGCGTCCGCCCCCCGAGGGCGCCGAGGGCAGGCACTGTAGACATTATTTTGGGTGCGCGCTCTCTGCAATATGCGTGGCCGCTGGGAGGCTTCCAGGGCGCGCATCCTCACCGCCAGTCGGCGGACCCGCCTGGAGAGAGCTTTTCAGCAAAGCCACagggaaagagcaagaaaaagggCGTCAGAGGCCCAAGGCTAACCACTCGCGGCCCTCAGGTCTTTGGAAACTACAGGCTCTCTCCTTACCCAGTGTTTGGCAATGCCTGACATGTTCAGAATCTAAGAGGCTCAGCGTTGCCCTCCGCTGATGACCACGGGGCCCAGGCCTCACCCCTCCCCGTCCCCATTTCCAAAGCATTGACTCCCATCTCACGTTCTTCATACCCAGCCTGCTCATCTAAAACTCCCGACTCTCCTCGGGAGAGAAGAGGGGTCTGAATGCTCCGGACTCTTTGGGCAGCTCAGCCCAACCCAGCTCGACCCCCTCACCTTTCCTCCTTTGAAAGACCCTTCTCGCCAGCAGCACCAGAAGTGCCAGCAGGATGAAACCCAGGGCGGCAGGGATCAGGACGTGGAATCCTTGCTCTCGCATCCTGGACACCGGACCTAGGCGTTGGTTGAAGGCTctgaggagggaaaggagggaggttTAAGGCAGCAGCACGTAAGTGGCCAACTTTTTCAGAGGTAGTTCACAGGTTTGTCTCTTTGTTAATAGACTCCTCacctccccctcctcaccccaagAGCTTGTCTATAGAGTCAGAAATACTTGCCTTCAGATTTAAGTTCGGCcttttactggctgtgtgatcttgaattagtttcctaacttctctgagcctcgttTCCTGGTAAATAGGCTTAGTAAAACCTATTTTACAAAACTGTTTAAGGATGAAACCAAATAGTGGGCAGACATTGCAGGGCCATGGTTGGAACTGACTACTGAAGtggtccaagccacagcagtgacaacgccggctcctttaactgctaggctagcagggaactcctgctttcaacTTTCtgctcctcagtttcctcacaagAATATcacaaatattaaatgagttTCTTAGAGCTGtggaaaagaggatttttttgtgcatgagctccctctccctccatttTCTCTACATATTGAAACCTTACTTTCCTTAACCAGCCAGTAGATAAGTCCTCTTTTTCTGCAATCAGAGTAAAAcagaatcaatttttttctctgtgtcacCACTTTTCCTGTTTATACTGCTTACAACCTTATCACAGTCAGACTTGCATTAGTTAGTACATAAGACTTAGATAAGgcctgttttctttatttaactTTTCCATCTCCAGGATGTTACTCTGATGCCTGGCATTTAATAGAGATTTGAGAAAATGTTGATTGAGTTGACTAGAACTCTGCTCCACTGGTTATAGTTTAATGAACTAGGAATCAGGAGTCCTGGTTCTATGTGGAACCACTTAGCTTtcatggcctcagtttcccatctatAAGCTCCAAATGGTGTTCGATGCTCCTTCTTCACTAAGGTGTTTGTCTTTGCTTAGGTGTTTGTAATTCCAATAGGGATGATCAGTTTTCTTTGGGGTCTGCTCCAATGCTGTCCCCTAGTGGCGGATAGCAGCACTTTCCTGGGTTGCACCCCAGCCTATAGACTAGTGCTGTCTAATGGAAATATAATGTGAGCCTCATAGctaattttaagttttctaggagccacaatgaaaaaatgaaaggaaacacgcagaggtaatttaatttttttgcccacgcccatggcattcagaagtttccaggtcagggattgagcccacaccacggcagtgaccccagccacagcaatgacaatcccataacccagtgagccaccagggaactttgggAAGTGATTTTAATTGTTAATAGTTTAGTAGCTAATTTTATACTCATTTAGTTCTTCATCAAAACAGATTTGAATAAATACCAAGTGACTGAAAGATTTGGGTCTCTCTTCTCCAAGATCTCCTGCTGGGGCATTGACCAGTGTGTTCTCGCTAATACGACCAGTGAGTTAAAGTGCTGTGTTCATAGGTGGTATATTTCACAGCGGCTTCTAGAGACAAAGCCAAGAAGGATCGCTGCTGGTAGACATTTCAGGAAGATTTCAGTGGATCCCCTAACTCTAGACTATTTTGCCTGGTTTTAGCCCACCTTGGTTGGTTGAAGCCTCTTACCTCTGCCTGTGAAGCCGGGTTTGATGGTTGTAGCTGGCCGTCTGGGGCCTGAGCACTGTTTCCCGGGCTGAGGTTTTTAAGGCTGTGGTGGGTGGCAGGAGGGTTGTGGGCTCGGCCGTTGCTACCGAAGATGCCTTGGAAACTTGAGGGTGGTGGGTGACTGAGGTGGTGGGGGAGGTGTGGTGTTCTGGAGGGGCCTTGGTCCTTTGAGATGGTGAGGTTTCTGCGGGAAACAGCAGGAAAAAGTGGCCTTCCATCTAGACACTCTAGTTGCCAGCAGCAACGGATCCACCATTTCTTCTCTGAACATATTCTTCCCCTTTACCGACTACCTTTGTTCTTGCAGTTCTTATAGCCTGAAATGCCTTCTGAACATGCCATCTGCATCTAGAAAATGTGATCTAGATTTACTTCATGGCGttcccagtggttaacaaatctgatgaggagccatgaggacgaaggttgggtccctggcctcgctcagggggttaaggatccggcattgccgtgagctgtggtgtaggttgcagatgtggctcggatccgtgttgctgtggctctggtgtaggtcggcagctatagctccaatttgacccccagcctgggaagctccataggctgcaggcgtggccctagaaaaagaccaaaaaaaaatatatatatagaaataataaataaataaataaataaatttatttcaaactCTGTTTCctacaggaagccttccctgacttccCAAGCAGAAGACCTTGCCCTACTCTGAGCCTGGAGAAGATCTTGATGGTAGTTCAAGTCCCACACTGCCCTGTATTCCATCTATGTGCTTGCCTTTTCTCCCCCGCTCCACACCTGTCAGTCACATCTTTGGGTACATAAGGAGCTCAGTTACATTATCCCTCTCTTGACAACCAGCAGAGTCCTTTAGTGTAACAATATTCAATTAATGAACCCACCTCATGGGCAGATATGATGGAATTATTGCATGTAAAATGCATTGAAGACAGGAAGCCGATATAGACGCGTATAAGTATCCTTAGTATAATCATGATTAATCTTTTTATGACAAATTAGAGCTGTGAAAGCACTGTATGCCGACAAGTGGAAGACAGCCTTATGGAGAGCCAGAGGCAAGGTTGGGAAACCTTGGGAAAGATTTGCCCCCTCTTGGTTTCAGCAGTCCTTCATAAAAGTGCTAGATTTTGTAAATGAAACACAAACTCTGTGGTGCCACCTGGTGGTGATGGGTCAGTTCTGCAACTAGTGCCATGTGTCCAGGCAGAAGGATGGGCTTGAAGGACATGGAAGGTGGTTCTCAGCGATAAACCCTCCCCTCGGGCAGGGAGATACACATCTGAGACTCGGCTCTGCTCTGCCAACCACTCTGTGGGCTGCACAGAGTGCAGCTCCTCACTCCTTATTTTCACAGTGCCATAGaatctcccccacctccccatacCCTGGCTTTGGTGAACTGACCTTTGGGTATGAATTCGAAAGGGCTGGCATATGCAGGCGTCTTGAACCAAGGAGGAGGCATATGCATTTGGAGAAACCTATTAAACCATGCTGGAGGCTCCGGCATCGGATCTGCTTCCCAGAATGGCCTGTAATCTGCCAAAGGCAAGAGGAGTCATTGGTGGTCTTTAAGACGTGACCGAGGGGCAGAGGGCAGTGAGGGGATGAGGGAGGGGTGTCCCAGGAGGAGCAGAGAAAGAACTGGGCTGGAGACTTCCCTGAAAGAAATACTCCCTTATTCTCAGCATTCCCTGCAAAGCCATCAGAGGCCACTGGCAGTCTAAGTTGTTGAATCAGTGTTACGTGTGTCTGAGGAAGTCaatgaagaggaggagaaaggaaggaatcaagagaaataaggaaaggaTCCGGGTCATAAAGTAGCAGGCTTGGCCAACGCCTCTCATCTTTCCTTTATACGTATCCTTGATATTTCTCAGGAGTCCATTATGGGGACAATTATGtctttttgcctccagtttcttctAGTCTTAGAGCCCCTCCTCCGGCTCAACCCCACTTCCCTGGCCCCGTGGTAGGATGGGTACAGTACCACACAAGGAGCTGCCCATCCTGCTCCTTTTATGCAGTTTGCATAGGAAATCCCGTGGACCACGAGGTTCACTGACTTTGTGAGGTTTCAGCTCTACAAATCCAACTGGGTTGGCAGCAGTGTCAGAATCTGGGGTTGGCGGCAGCCCGATGGTTGCCCCAGCCTTCCCAGGTGGAAATGTTTTCTGGAGGTAGAGGGGGCGGGGGTCCTGAGCCTCCAGGGGCGGGGCACCTACCGCTGTGAACAGTCAGAGTGACCTGCTGGGTCTTGCCCCGATTTGTGTTCATGCCCACCCCACAGGCGTAGACCCCGCTGTCTCTCTCGGTCAGCTCTGTCACCTCCACCAGGAACAGTTTCCTGTCTGGACACAGCTCCAGGGTGACTCGGTGTTTGAATTCCTCCAGGACAAAATTCTTGTTGGACACCACGGTGGTGCAGGTTCCAGACAAAGCCATTGTCCGGCATAGATATAGCCTCACAGGTGTTTCAGGAAGTGGGCACTCGATGACAATGGATCCTCCCAGCACTCCTTCCAGCTTTATTTCTGGAAGGACTCTCAGAGCACCAGACACtgcaagggaagggagggagttaATGTAGGGGAAGCCCTATCCCCAGCCACACCCCCAATTTCAGCTTTCTTTCCAACATAGCCTCACACTCAGCGCTAGATCCAACCCCTGCCCCATTAGCAAGCCTCATCCAGCCCTTAGCCTCAGCCCTCTCCCAATCCCTAGCCTTAGCCTCATCCTCAGCCTCTTCCCATCCCCAGTCCTATTTGCATCCTTAATCCAGCTCTTTGTCCAGCCTCAGCCCCATGCCCAAGGCTGAGTCTCTCCTCAGCCCAAGCCTTAATATAATCCTCAGCCTCAGCACCAAACCTGAATCCACAGGGACCCAGGCAGCAAATCCCTGAGAATATAGTCAAAAGCACTGCCCTACTCCGTGTGAAAGAATATGCCCCGGTTGACCCCCAACCAGCACATGACTCCCCAAGCGATTTCACTGTCGTGTTGGGAGGCATGGTAGCATTTGCTACAGCAGGTCTTTCTGTTCAATTTTGTTTTGCTCAGATCCACCCAACCAAAACAACTTCTGACCTCTATTTCTTTTATTCAGTCCTTCAGCAAGGATCCATTGAGTGCCTTTCATGTGACAGGAAGATAGCTGGCCTCTCTCCCTCACAGAACAAATTGTTTATTGGGAGATAGAAATGGACAGCCACTCCACTCCTCTCCACTCCGGCGCAAGTGTAACGAACCCCATTGCATGATACACACGGCTCCTTGGAAGCAGCCAGCCAGGGTGCCTGATCCAGGCTGTTGTGGAGGTCGATGTCATTCGAGGAAGGCTTTCTGGAAGAGGTCATGTGTAAGCTGTGACCTGAAGGGCTGGGGGTCGGGGGCCACTGAGAGAATGATGGTTGTTTTCAATGAAGAAGGGAGCCCAGAGGGAACCAAGGATGTACTGGGTTGTGTGTGCACATTGTCTGGGCACCGGGGACGGTGTGGAGCCAGGAGGTATAAAAGACGTGGGTCCCGGGTCCTTGATGTCAAACAGTTTATGCTTTGGCTGATGGGTCTAAGCTGGAGACGAGGGGAAGGCCAAGTGTGACTGTCACCTAAGTGGATCCCAAGAAGCGTCTGTATATTTCTGGGAAGATGATTCAGAGGgtgaagtgtgtgtgttggggtggggctgggggatcTGGGTGGAGGAGAGACCCTTCCAGATGGTGAGAACAGCCCCC
This region includes:
- the FCMR gene encoding fas apoptotic inhibitory molecule 3, which produces MDLWLWSLYFLPVSGALRVLPEIKLEGVLGGSIVIECPLPETPVRLYLCRTMALSGTCTTVVSNKNFVLEEFKHRVTLELCPDRKLFLVEVTELTERDSGVYACGVGMNTNRGKTQQVTLTVHSDYRPFWEADPMPEPPAWFNRFLQMHMPPPWFKTPAYASPFEFIPKETSPSQRTKAPPEHHTSPTTSVTHHPQVSKASSVATAEPTTLLPPTTALKTSARETVLRPQTASYNHQTRLHRQRAFNQRLGPVSRMREQGFHVLIPAALGFILLALLVLLARRVFQRRKALSRRVRRLAVRMRALEASQRPRILQRARTQNNVYSACPRRPRGADAAGGQQAGQGAAPPPGSAALATSAPPQVTETPWLHAPSLRIGCEYVRFYHQPDAEMGDTDSDDYVNVPCRTLRSSCPPGPRPWCQ